One genomic segment of Brevibacillus laterosporus LMG 15441 includes these proteins:
- a CDS encoding lipid II flippase family protein has translation MKLMIVVVVTMLISCVETVSYAARLSGARTGKIGASTSLFNILVLFARFAVMSQSILLASMLEAVTRFKDKIPLMNYEELINDLLLNFRIVLFGMSMGIVLGMFLLPTVARVLAIGTRKLDKHGSVPKIFRSEGILRLFWKMPSQFWIPSFRNNWQIIKETRIGVNFFWMNAIIFSFYSIAILSSLYAGVLVPDHRTVANQMATVINGVGTILLVIFVDPICSKLLDDVVSDARPYRDLKVTVFHLGAGRLVGTVIAQVLLFPFAYLISLIAPHI, from the coding sequence ATGAAACTAATGATCGTGGTGGTGGTTACCATGTTGATTAGCTGTGTAGAAACGGTCTCTTATGCTGCGAGGCTTTCTGGTGCGCGCACAGGGAAAATTGGCGCTTCTACTTCGCTTTTCAACATATTGGTGTTATTCGCCCGGTTTGCTGTTATGAGCCAGTCCATTCTGTTGGCCTCTATGCTTGAAGCTGTTACACGCTTTAAGGATAAAATTCCACTCATGAACTACGAGGAATTAATCAACGATTTGTTACTAAATTTTCGTATTGTTCTGTTCGGAATGAGTATGGGCATTGTGCTGGGGATGTTTCTGTTGCCTACCGTTGCACGTGTGCTGGCCATTGGTACACGTAAATTGGATAAGCATGGCAGTGTTCCTAAAATTTTTCGTAGTGAAGGCATTCTGCGTCTATTTTGGAAAATGCCCTCTCAATTTTGGATTCCATCGTTTCGAAATAATTGGCAGATTATAAAAGAAACCCGCATCGGTGTTAATTTCTTTTGGATGAATGCCATTATTTTTTCTTTTTATTCCATTGCTATCCTATCATCGCTGTATGCAGGGGTTCTTGTACCTGATCATCGCACGGTAGCAAACCAAATGGCTACGGTCATTAATGGAGTAGGAACCATTTTATTGGTTATTTTTGTTGATCCGATTTGTTCAAAGCTGCTTGATGATGTAGTTAGTGATGCACGACCTTATAGGGATCTAAAGGTTACGGTTTTTCACCTCGGTGCTGGACGGTTAGTCGGTACGGTAATTGCACAAGTTTTACTATTTCCATTTGCCTACTTGATATCACTGATTGCACCACATATTTAG
- the tpx gene encoding thiol peroxidase: protein MSAIERQGVVTFKDQPVTLLGPEIKVGDTAPEFSVLANNLSPVTLADSKGTIRLISVVPSLDTGVCDQQTRRFNEEAAKLDNVTILTVSVDLPFAQARWCGAAGIDKVQTVSDHRDLSFGLAYGVVIKELRLLSRAVFVVDSNDKVVYVEYLPAVGQHPNYEAAIEAVKAAK from the coding sequence ATGTCTGCAATTGAACGTCAAGGTGTCGTTACTTTTAAAGATCAACCAGTTACACTACTAGGCCCAGAAATTAAAGTGGGAGATACAGCTCCTGAGTTTTCCGTGCTTGCAAACAACCTAAGCCCAGTTACACTGGCTGATTCCAAAGGCACGATTCGTCTGATTTCTGTAGTGCCATCCTTAGATACAGGTGTTTGCGATCAACAAACTCGCCGTTTTAATGAAGAGGCAGCTAAGCTAGACAATGTAACAATTTTGACCGTTTCTGTTGATTTGCCATTTGCGCAAGCACGTTGGTGCGGAGCGGCTGGCATTGATAAAGTTCAAACGGTATCAGATCATCGTGATCTTTCCTTCGGTTTGGCTTATGGCGTAGTTATTAAGGAACTTCGTTTATTGTCCCGTGCAGTATTCGTAGTAGATTCTAATGATAAAGTTGTTTACGTCGAATATTTGCCAGCAGTAGGCCAGCATCCTAATTACGAAGCAGCAATTGAAGCGGTAAAAGCAGCAAAATAA
- a CDS encoding ABC transporter ATP-binding protein has product MNQTTADTKSKTLLEVKNLKKYYPITGGLFKRKIGEVKAVDDISFVLRDGETLGLVGESGCGKSTAGRTILRLTDPTAGSIHFDNKDITSMKGKPLWDTRQHMQMVFQDPYASLNPKMMVGHLVAEPIRNYTNRLEKDIKAEVMELLIRVGLPEEAYYKYPHEFSGGQRQRVGIARALALKPKLILADEPVSALDVSVQSQVLNLLQDLQEEFKLSYLFIAHNLSVVKHISDRIGVMYLGRLVEITDKHSLYKEPLHPYTQALLSTIPVPDPRARFNRERIILQGDVPSPEKPPSGCAFHLRCPYVKQECKEIKPSLKEVSEGHQVACHLY; this is encoded by the coding sequence ATGAACCAAACCACTGCTGATACAAAAAGCAAGACGTTGTTAGAAGTTAAGAACCTTAAAAAATATTATCCCATCACAGGCGGGCTATTTAAACGAAAAATTGGAGAAGTGAAGGCAGTCGACGATATTTCCTTTGTCCTAAGAGATGGAGAAACACTTGGACTGGTAGGGGAATCTGGCTGTGGAAAATCGACAGCAGGACGAACCATTTTGCGGTTAACCGATCCGACAGCAGGGAGCATTCACTTTGATAATAAGGACATTACAAGCATGAAAGGCAAACCGCTATGGGATACTCGTCAGCATATGCAGATGGTTTTTCAAGACCCCTATGCTTCCCTAAATCCTAAGATGATGGTAGGACATCTGGTAGCTGAACCAATTCGAAATTACACCAATCGACTGGAAAAAGATATAAAAGCTGAGGTAATGGAACTGCTTATACGTGTTGGGTTACCAGAAGAGGCTTATTATAAATACCCTCACGAATTCTCTGGTGGTCAACGTCAACGGGTTGGCATTGCAAGAGCATTAGCACTAAAGCCTAAATTAATATTGGCAGACGAGCCTGTTTCGGCTTTGGATGTATCAGTCCAATCGCAGGTCTTGAATCTTTTACAGGATTTGCAGGAGGAATTTAAATTATCCTATTTGTTTATCGCTCATAACTTAAGCGTTGTTAAGCATATTAGTGATCGAATAGGGGTTATGTATCTCGGGCGGTTGGTTGAAATAACCGATAAGCATAGCCTATATAAAGAGCCATTGCATCCGTACACACAAGCGCTACTATCTACCATTCCTGTACCAGATCCACGAGCTAGATTCAATCGCGAGCGAATTATTTTACAAGGGGATGTTCCTTCACCAGAGAAGCCGCCTAGTGGCTGTGCGTTTCATCTTCGCTGTCCATACGTGAAGCAGGAGTGTAAAGAGATAAAACCAAGCTTAAAGGAGGTGAGTGAAGGACATCAGGTTGCTTGCCATTTATATTAG
- a CDS encoding DUF2953 domain-containing protein: MNWFLGLLAVLFFLLIIIMITPIKIFLHYHRKQEHDVLTIHIRVWKWIKINYELPMINLTFNKNNQPEVEAKIKKKGDVVSNTERKKSIDTEDVDRWLHRVHELVERVQDFYPILCQALRHVYCEKLQWQTTIGVGDAAATGTLTGVILGIKNMLASMLSYYISLQEMPRISVEPMWNATIIRTELSCVLFFRVGHVIVALVRIVIKMKKGSARKWQITPYRA; the protein is encoded by the coding sequence ATGAATTGGTTTTTAGGATTACTAGCTGTACTTTTTTTTCTATTGATCATAATAATGATTACCCCAATAAAAATTTTTCTTCATTATCATCGAAAACAGGAACATGATGTTTTAACCATACATATCCGAGTTTGGAAATGGATTAAAATCAATTATGAGCTACCCATGATTAATCTCACCTTTAATAAAAATAACCAGCCTGAAGTAGAGGCTAAAATAAAGAAGAAGGGCGATGTTGTATCCAATACGGAAAGGAAAAAAAGTATTGATACAGAGGATGTCGATCGTTGGTTGCATCGGGTTCATGAATTGGTTGAACGTGTTCAGGATTTTTACCCAATCCTCTGCCAAGCTCTTCGTCATGTGTATTGTGAAAAATTACAATGGCAAACCACAATCGGGGTAGGAGATGCAGCAGCTACCGGGACTCTGACCGGTGTCATTTTAGGAATTAAAAATATGCTGGCATCAATGCTCTCTTATTACATTTCTTTGCAGGAAATGCCTCGTATTAGCGTAGAGCCTATGTGGAATGCTACTATCATCCGAACCGAACTTTCTTGTGTTCTTTTCTTTCGGGTAGGACACGTTATTGTTGCGTTAGTTCGTATCGTAATTAAAATGAAGAAAGGGAGTGCGAGGAAATGGCAGATCACCCCATACAGGGCTTAA
- the opp4A gene encoding oligopeptide ABC transporter substrate-binding protein produces MKKKNMMVLSTLLALSMGVVGCSKPANTTQTKSTEPTQATATEQQPKDGGKIVYAYESPFQGLLDRGFYEGDDDDRILRFMTDSLLDTGDDLKTYAKIASWKESPDHLTYTFTFKKGVKWHNGDELTVEDWLYAFEVIGHKDYKGSRYSNVKMIEGMDEYNKGTAKTISGVKIIDPYNIEIKLKKPMVNFLDNIWSNPMPKKYYAGISVKDLPNSPKVRQQPIGLGPFKVKKIQPGEFVELERFDDYWQGKPHLDGIIYKIIDGKLANSLLKKGEVDIMAIPRSQVKEIEKNDNLILKEQDELAYSYIGFKLGHWDEKQRKNVMDNPKFADKRLRQAMAYALDRKALAEAFENGKAEPLNSPMPPVSWAKVPADQINAYEYNPEKAKQLLDEAGYKDSNGDGFREDPQGKKFTINYDAMTRDETAEPRAQAVMQFWKEVGLDAKLNGGALKEFNLFYRTVEKDEPSVEVFAGAWSLANDPDPTGLWKTDDLWNFPRWVNPESDKLIEEGISEKAFDENYRKEVYYKWQKLVNEEVPMIIMHARKDITAVNKRLQGVRTNSFTNQIDTHKWWVTN; encoded by the coding sequence ATGAAAAAGAAAAATATGATGGTCCTATCAACTCTTTTAGCTTTATCGATGGGCGTAGTAGGCTGTTCTAAGCCGGCTAATACAACACAAACTAAATCAACTGAGCCAACACAAGCAACTGCCACTGAACAGCAGCCTAAGGATGGTGGAAAAATTGTCTATGCTTATGAAAGTCCGTTTCAAGGCTTATTGGATCGTGGCTTTTATGAAGGAGATGACGACGATCGCATCCTGCGCTTTATGACAGACTCCTTGCTGGATACAGGAGATGATTTAAAAACCTATGCGAAAATCGCTTCTTGGAAAGAAAGTCCCGACCATTTAACCTATACGTTTACCTTTAAAAAGGGGGTAAAATGGCACAATGGTGATGAGTTAACGGTAGAGGACTGGTTATATGCCTTTGAGGTAATCGGGCATAAGGATTATAAAGGCTCACGCTATTCTAACGTAAAAATGATTGAAGGAATGGATGAATACAATAAAGGAACTGCAAAAACCATTTCCGGTGTAAAAATTATTGACCCGTATAATATTGAAATCAAACTGAAAAAGCCGATGGTGAATTTCTTAGATAATATTTGGTCGAATCCAATGCCCAAAAAATATTATGCAGGCATTTCTGTAAAAGACCTCCCAAATTCTCCAAAAGTTCGTCAGCAGCCGATCGGACTTGGACCCTTTAAAGTGAAAAAAATTCAACCAGGTGAGTTTGTTGAATTAGAACGCTTTGATGATTACTGGCAAGGCAAACCTCATTTGGATGGGATTATATATAAAATTATTGATGGAAAATTAGCAAATAGCTTGTTGAAAAAAGGCGAAGTTGACATTATGGCAATTCCGCGTTCCCAAGTTAAAGAGATAGAAAAAAATGATAACTTGATATTGAAGGAACAGGATGAGCTTGCGTATAGCTATATTGGATTTAAGCTAGGTCACTGGGATGAAAAGCAAAGGAAAAATGTAATGGATAATCCGAAATTTGCTGATAAGCGGTTACGTCAAGCAATGGCCTATGCACTAGACCGTAAGGCGTTGGCTGAGGCGTTTGAAAATGGCAAGGCTGAACCGCTTAACTCACCAATGCCACCTGTAAGCTGGGCAAAGGTTCCGGCTGATCAAATTAATGCGTACGAATATAATCCTGAGAAAGCAAAGCAATTGCTTGATGAGGCTGGTTATAAAGATAGTAATGGGGATGGATTCCGTGAAGATCCTCAAGGTAAGAAATTCACAATTAATTATGATGCGATGACACGTGATGAGACCGCTGAGCCTCGGGCACAAGCAGTCATGCAATTCTGGAAAGAGGTAGGCTTGGATGCAAAACTAAATGGTGGAGCATTAAAAGAATTTAACCTATTTTATCGAACAGTCGAAAAAGATGAGCCAAGTGTTGAGGTGTTCGCCGGAGCTTGGTCGTTAGCAAATGATCCTGATCCAACAGGCTTATGGAAAACAGACGATCTCTGGAATTTTCCTCGATGGGTAAATCCAGAATCAGATAAATTGATTGAAGAAGGAATCAGTGAGAAAGCTTTTGATGAAAATTATCGCAAAGAGGTTTATTATAAATGGCAAAAATTGGTTAACGAAGAAGTGCCGATGATTATCATGCACGCTCGAAAGGATATCACTGCAGTCAACAAACGTCTACAAGGTGTTCGCACCAACTCCTTTACGAATCAAATAGATACTCATAAATGGTGGGTTACCAACTAA
- a CDS encoding ABC transporter ATP-binding protein, translated as MEKKQTEPLLEVSNLEAGFRINKQFYNAVDGVSFSVDPGKVICIVGESGCGKSVMSLSIMGLLPKETGRVANGSILFQNKNLVGLTADELNKIRGKELGMIFQEPMTALNPVFTIGFQIEEVLFNHLKISKSEARTRSVELLSHVGIPRPEKLVDQFPHQLSGGMRQRVMIAMAIACQPKLLIADEPTTALDVTIQAQILELLRDIQSKSGMSVMLITHDLGVVAEMADEVMVMYAGKIVEQGSVDQIFYEPKHPYLQLLLESIPKLDEDKDRLYSIKGIVPSLVNMPRTGCRFASRCPMVMPECTAVSPELGDIGDSHKVRCLLYPQSQPNEIAEASL; from the coding sequence ATGGAGAAAAAGCAGACAGAACCTTTGCTGGAAGTCTCTAACCTAGAAGCTGGCTTCCGCATTAACAAACAATTTTATAATGCGGTGGATGGTGTTTCCTTTTCGGTTGATCCTGGCAAAGTGATTTGTATCGTTGGAGAATCAGGGTGTGGAAAGAGCGTCATGTCGTTATCTATTATGGGATTGCTACCAAAGGAAACAGGAAGAGTGGCTAATGGAAGCATTCTTTTCCAAAATAAAAATTTGGTGGGACTCACAGCGGATGAATTGAATAAGATACGTGGAAAAGAGCTGGGGATGATCTTTCAGGAGCCTATGACAGCCTTAAATCCCGTGTTTACGATCGGTTTCCAAATAGAAGAGGTTTTGTTCAATCATCTGAAAATTTCGAAAAGTGAAGCGAGAACTCGTTCTGTTGAATTGCTTTCACATGTTGGAATCCCGCGGCCGGAAAAACTGGTGGACCAATTTCCTCATCAGCTTTCGGGAGGAATGAGGCAACGGGTCATGATCGCCATGGCGATTGCATGTCAGCCAAAGCTACTGATTGCCGATGAGCCTACTACTGCCTTAGACGTTACGATTCAAGCACAGATTTTAGAACTATTACGCGACATTCAATCGAAGAGCGGGATGTCTGTCATGCTGATTACACATGACCTAGGAGTAGTAGCTGAAATGGCAGATGAAGTAATGGTCATGTATGCCGGTAAAATTGTGGAGCAAGGCAGTGTGGACCAAATTTTCTATGAGCCGAAGCATCCATACCTACAGCTCTTGTTAGAATCTATTCCAAAGCTCGATGAAGACAAAGACCGACTGTATTCCATAAAGGGGATAGTGCCGTCGCTGGTCAACATGCCAAGGACAGGATGTAGATTCGCTTCCCGATGTCCAATGGTCATGCCAGAGTGTACCGCGGTCTCGCCAGAGCTAGGCGATATTGGTGATTCACATAAAGTCCGTTGCCTACTTTACCCCCAAAGCCAACCTAACGAAATTGCGGAGGCGTCGCTATGA
- the ytfJ gene encoding GerW family sporulation protein, producing the protein MADHPIQGLMKTTMENLKHMVDVNTIIGDPVETPDGSVILPISKVGFGFASGGSEFKIAGDHHPDHSHPFGGGSGGGVSITPVAFLVVGKQGVRSIPLENSTHLYDRILDSLPQIVDKFSGMCNSKKNQGEESCSHTGTYTHQVHEDLGDLLDKQ; encoded by the coding sequence ATGGCAGATCACCCCATACAGGGCTTAATGAAGACCACCATGGAAAATTTAAAGCATATGGTGGACGTCAATACCATTATTGGTGATCCGGTTGAAACACCGGACGGCAGCGTTATCTTACCCATTTCTAAAGTAGGCTTTGGTTTTGCTTCTGGGGGTAGTGAATTCAAGATTGCTGGAGACCATCATCCTGATCACAGCCATCCGTTTGGTGGAGGTAGTGGTGGAGGTGTGTCTATTACTCCAGTTGCTTTTCTGGTTGTGGGTAAACAAGGTGTTCGTTCTATCCCACTGGAGAATTCGACCCATTTATACGATCGTATCCTAGATTCGCTTCCGCAAATTGTGGATAAGTTCTCAGGCATGTGTAATAGTAAGAAAAATCAAGGCGAAGAAAGCTGTTCACATACTGGAACATATACACATCAAGTGCATGAGGACCTAGGGGATTTGCTTGATAAGCAATAA
- a CDS encoding 3D domain-containing protein has protein sequence MLRKMLIACMTCLLGMQVGVIQAAEKNESQQEATSTNEQETNTDRSEASEENDESNKNGSEDSEQNSLKDIAGHSAEKEITSLYDNKVISAADGLFRPNEEITMAELIVLLLKSKQIEPTTAGKSSFGDVSIQNWVAPYAETAFRLGIIQGTVENGRRVLNPNDLVERQELIAILNRASGKSGEVNNVKWSTTYQTLKSYPDSQDVPTWSQREYAYALQNEKTQKALNGKLEPVRKVTRAEAASQVYYSVFLPDKQEASLKNTAPVEFPYKRVLQVKTTAYDFTNGPTKGYLGWDLREGIVAVDPSVIPLGTHLFIEGYGYAVAADIGSKVKKNHIDLFMTSPQKASDHGIKQAKVYILN, from the coding sequence ATGTTACGGAAAATGTTAATTGCGTGTATGACATGTTTGCTCGGAATGCAAGTAGGAGTTATACAGGCAGCAGAAAAAAATGAATCCCAGCAAGAAGCGACTTCTACAAACGAACAGGAAACGAATACAGATAGATCAGAAGCATCAGAAGAAAATGATGAGTCAAATAAGAATGGGTCTGAAGATTCAGAACAAAACTCGTTAAAGGACATTGCTGGTCACTCGGCTGAGAAGGAGATTACTTCTTTATATGATAACAAGGTTATTTCTGCCGCAGATGGACTTTTTCGTCCAAATGAAGAGATTACCATGGCCGAATTGATTGTCCTGCTTTTGAAGAGTAAACAAATTGAGCCGACTACTGCTGGAAAAAGTAGCTTTGGTGACGTATCTATACAAAATTGGGTGGCTCCCTATGCAGAAACAGCTTTTCGTCTAGGTATCATTCAGGGAACCGTAGAGAACGGGAGAAGAGTGCTTAATCCCAATGACTTAGTAGAAAGACAGGAACTGATTGCTATTCTAAATAGAGCAAGCGGTAAAAGCGGAGAAGTAAATAATGTAAAATGGTCAACAACCTATCAGACATTAAAAAGCTATCCGGACAGTCAAGATGTTCCTACATGGAGTCAAAGAGAATATGCATATGCCCTGCAAAACGAAAAAACTCAAAAAGCCTTAAATGGAAAGCTGGAGCCTGTAAGGAAGGTAACTCGGGCAGAAGCGGCTAGTCAGGTATATTACTCCGTATTTTTACCTGATAAACAAGAGGCTTCATTAAAAAATACAGCTCCTGTGGAGTTTCCTTATAAACGTGTTCTACAGGTAAAAACTACGGCCTATGACTTCACGAATGGACCCACGAAGGGTTACCTTGGTTGGGACCTACGCGAGGGGATTGTGGCTGTTGATCCTTCTGTCATTCCGCTTGGAACCCACTTATTTATTGAGGGTTACGGATATGCGGTAGCGGCTGACATAGGATCGAAAGTAAAAAAGAATCATATTGATTTGTTCATGACTTCTCCTCAAAAGGCGAGCGATCATGGAATTAAGCAAGCAAAGGTGTATATCTTGAATTAA
- the pyc gene encoding pyruvate carboxylase gives MEQRKIKRLLVANRGEIAIRIFRAATELSIRTVAIYSEQDNISLHRFKADESYLIGEGKGPIEAYLDIEGIIEIAKRHNIDAIHPGYGFLSENEEFARRCKEEGIIFIGPSSNLIKRFGDKVEARKLAIEAGIPVIPGTEESIESLDEALEFSRQAGFPIIIKGVSGGGGRGMRIVRGPEELQEGLERARSEANSSFGNAEVYLERYLENPKHIEVQIIGDQYGNLVHLFERDCSIQRRHQKVVEVAPSTTLSDELREEICQSALTLMKTAGYSNAGTVEFLLTPDNKFYFIEVNPRIQVEHTITELITGIDIVQTQIRVAEGLHLSDPQIGITSQNDIKMSGYAIQCRVTTEDPENGFIPDAGKLLAWRSGEGFGVRLDGNNGYPGAVITPYYDSLLVKICTYANTFEQASRKMLRSLREFRIRGVKTNLPFLKNVVTHPDFLSGNYNTSFIDTKPELFKFPGVQDRGTRLLNYIGNISVNGYPGLSKEEKPLFHSPRVPKTPFDQPYPAGTKQILELEGVEGLTKWIQAQNKVLLTDTTFRDAHQSLFATRVRTYDMLAIAEATGKMGGDLFSLEMWGGATFDTSMRFLSESPWERLRLLREKIPNILFQMLLRGANAVGYTNYPDNAVKAFIKASAENGIDVFRIFDSLNWLPGMELAIDSVRESGKVAEAAICYTGDILDPNRTKYSLSYYVELAKQLEKAGANILAIKDMAGLLKPYAAYQLVHALKQEIGIPIHLHTHDSSGNGGATLVKAIEAGVDIVDASVSSMSGLTSQPSLNALVALLEGTERDTKLDLDGFNKLSDYWEDVRPMYQGFASDMKSTSAEVYQHEMPGGQYSNLEQQAKAVGLEGRWDEVKKMYSTVNKMFGDIVKVTPSSKVVGDMALFMVQNDLDEENIYEKGDRIDFPDSVIQFFQGYLGQPPSGFPEKLQQIILKGRKAFTCRPGELLSSIDFDKVKQEVEEKVERTVDDLEVLSYIMYPQVFLQYEQTSKLYGDLSNLETSTFFYGLRLGEETSVTIEQGKTLIIKLNNIGEVLPDGTRKVNFDLNGQNRIITVRDLSAQVSASVRLKADRKNPGHIGASMPGKILKVLVKPGDSISRGHNLIVSEAMKMETTLQAPADGTIKAIHVNEGDSIEVGDLLVELEQ, from the coding sequence ATGGAGCAGAGAAAAATTAAAAGACTACTAGTAGCCAACCGCGGAGAAATTGCAATTCGTATTTTCCGTGCCGCTACTGAGTTATCAATCCGTACTGTTGCCATTTACTCTGAGCAAGACAATATTTCACTTCATCGATTCAAAGCCGATGAATCTTACTTAATTGGTGAAGGAAAAGGCCCGATTGAAGCTTATCTGGATATCGAGGGAATCATCGAGATTGCGAAAAGACACAATATCGATGCTATCCATCCTGGTTATGGCTTCTTATCGGAAAATGAAGAGTTTGCACGACGTTGTAAGGAAGAAGGAATTATTTTTATTGGTCCCTCTTCCAATCTAATCAAGAGATTTGGCGATAAAGTAGAGGCCCGGAAACTGGCAATTGAGGCTGGTATCCCAGTCATTCCAGGTACAGAAGAGTCCATTGAATCGTTGGATGAAGCCTTGGAGTTTTCGCGCCAAGCAGGTTTCCCTATCATTATCAAAGGGGTATCTGGCGGCGGCGGTCGAGGCATGCGAATTGTTCGAGGACCGGAAGAATTGCAGGAAGGCTTGGAAAGAGCCCGTTCAGAAGCCAACTCTTCTTTTGGTAACGCAGAGGTTTACCTGGAACGATATCTTGAAAATCCAAAACATATTGAAGTACAAATCATAGGAGATCAGTATGGTAACCTGGTCCACTTATTTGAGCGCGATTGTTCTATTCAGCGCAGACATCAAAAAGTCGTTGAAGTAGCACCAAGTACAACACTCTCTGATGAGCTACGTGAAGAAATCTGTCAGTCCGCTCTAACCTTAATGAAAACGGCTGGTTATTCGAACGCTGGAACCGTTGAGTTCTTACTTACACCGGATAATAAGTTCTATTTTATTGAGGTAAACCCACGAATTCAGGTAGAACATACGATTACGGAGCTAATTACTGGCATCGATATCGTACAAACCCAAATTCGAGTAGCAGAGGGCTTGCATTTAAGCGATCCGCAAATCGGTATTACTTCCCAAAATGACATTAAGATGAGCGGCTATGCCATCCAATGTCGCGTTACAACCGAAGATCCAGAAAACGGCTTTATTCCTGATGCCGGAAAATTGCTGGCTTGGCGTTCTGGTGAAGGATTCGGCGTTCGCTTAGATGGAAATAACGGATACCCTGGGGCTGTCATTACACCATACTACGACTCCCTGCTGGTTAAAATTTGCACCTATGCAAATACATTTGAGCAAGCCTCGCGAAAAATGCTCCGTAGCTTACGAGAGTTTCGGATTCGCGGTGTTAAAACCAATCTACCATTCTTGAAAAACGTGGTAACACATCCTGATTTCTTATCCGGTAATTACAATACATCCTTTATTGATACGAAGCCGGAATTATTCAAATTCCCGGGTGTGCAGGACCGTGGTACACGATTGCTTAATTACATTGGAAATATCTCAGTTAATGGCTACCCTGGGCTATCTAAGGAGGAGAAACCGCTATTTCATTCTCCTCGCGTGCCAAAAACACCGTTTGATCAGCCTTATCCAGCCGGTACAAAACAAATTTTGGAGCTGGAAGGCGTTGAAGGCTTAACCAAATGGATTCAGGCCCAAAATAAAGTATTACTGACAGATACTACCTTCCGTGATGCCCATCAGTCCTTATTTGCTACAAGAGTGCGTACCTATGATATGCTTGCGATTGCCGAAGCAACGGGTAAAATGGGCGGAGATTTATTCTCCTTGGAAATGTGGGGCGGTGCAACATTCGATACCAGCATGCGCTTCTTGAGTGAATCACCTTGGGAACGCTTACGTTTATTGCGCGAAAAAATTCCCAATATCCTATTCCAAATGCTGTTGCGCGGAGCAAATGCGGTAGGCTACACCAATTATCCAGACAATGCGGTTAAGGCATTTATTAAAGCATCTGCTGAGAATGGTATTGATGTATTCCGTATTTTCGACAGCCTGAATTGGCTACCTGGCATGGAGCTAGCCATTGATTCTGTACGCGAATCAGGCAAGGTCGCTGAAGCAGCCATTTGCTATACAGGCGATATTCTTGATCCAAATCGCACCAAATACTCTTTATCCTATTACGTAGAGCTTGCCAAGCAGCTTGAAAAGGCAGGAGCTAACATCCTTGCGATCAAGGACATGGCCGGACTCTTAAAACCATATGCCGCTTACCAGCTTGTCCATGCTCTAAAGCAGGAGATCGGGATTCCTATCCATCTGCATACACATGACAGCTCTGGTAATGGTGGTGCTACGCTGGTTAAAGCTATTGAAGCAGGGGTAGATATTGTAGATGCTTCTGTAAGCTCAATGTCTGGTCTTACCTCTCAACCAAGCCTCAATGCCCTTGTCGCTCTACTTGAAGGAACTGAACGGGATACAAAGCTTGATCTAGACGGCTTCAATAAGCTATCCGACTACTGGGAAGATGTCCGTCCGATGTATCAGGGATTTGCCAGTGATATGAAATCCACTAGCGCTGAGGTTTACCAACACGAAATGCCAGGTGGCCAGTATTCTAATTTGGAACAGCAAGCAAAGGCTGTTGGCTTAGAAGGTCGCTGGGACGAAGTGAAGAAAATGTACAGCACTGTCAATAAAATGTTTGGCGATATTGTAAAAGTAACACCGTCTTCCAAAGTAGTCGGTGATATGGCTTTGTTCATGGTCCAAAATGACTTGGATGAAGAAAATATTTATGAAAAAGGAGATCGAATTGATTTCCCAGACAGTGTCATTCAATTCTTCCAAGGCTATCTAGGGCAGCCGCCTAGCGGTTTCCCAGAAAAGCTGCAACAAATTATTTTAAAAGGACGAAAAGCCTTTACATGCCGACCTGGTGAATTGCTTTCCTCTATTGATTTTGACAAAGTAAAGCAAGAGGTAGAAGAAAAAGTGGAGCGTACGGTGGATGATCTGGAAGTCTTATCATACATCATGTATCCACAAGTGTTCCTACAATATGAACAAACCTCCAAGTTATATGGTGATTTGTCTAATTTGGAAACGTCTACCTTCTTCTATGGCTTGCGTTTAGGTGAAGAGACCTCTGTTACGATTGAACAAGGAAAGACCCTAATCATTAAGCTAAACAATATTGGAGAAGTGCTACCTGATGGAACACGTAAAGTAAACTTTGATTTGAATGGTCAAAATCGAATTATTACAGTACGTGATCTATCGGCACAAGTATCAGCCTCTGTACGCTTAAAGGCTGATCGTAAAAATCCAGGTCATATTGGAGCTTCTATGCCAGGTAAAATCCTGAAAGTATTAGTAAAACCAGGCGATTCCATCTCCCGTGGACATAATTTAATTGTAAGTGAAGCAATGAAAATGGAGACTACCCTTCAAGCTCCTGCTGACGGAACAATTAAAGCTATTCACGTCAATGAAGGAGACAGTATTGAAGTAGGAGATCTGTTAGTTGAATTAGAACAATAA